The Chryseobacterium nakagawai genome has a segment encoding these proteins:
- a CDS encoding S8 family peptidase: MKKHLLLASTLAISILSAQNNEGLKREFERQNKENSAKFDSYVAKKYGSTAKSADIQKKIEEEKANLAGFFRNKPYFYQADDQNQILNNNVDALTTAGGVAGLAGSFNGEGILYTIFDGGRIYAAHPAFSNTAGRISNKEAATNAYSAHSTGVASIVGAKSSPLTATATDGTTRTGNAMGIALNSTMDSYRFATTTLPGNTATSTVFQKIILAQPKISNHSYGSNAGWNIATVSGQTALVWNGDYYPATATEPYATFDLQGTYFTNDQNYDNIVYSSPTNVIVKSAGNYFGMGPALPGGSTAPKYYTDDNGDLALFTATDTLPATNCGNGGDCIGPGSLAKNIIVVAATEVITTNNYRYTASTDVVKADYSSAGPRDDGGIKPDIAAPGSDIWMASTAENTTGSTAWQINSGTSMAAPQVTGIIGLWMQIYKSMFNNADMNAAAAKTLMIHSASEAGTVGPDAWYGWGYINAKKGAELLVGKSNNTVIFNQESLNNGSTNSQIVKASGSEPLKVTISWIDPEFKLPGNISWEAAYNNRNSRLVNDLDLRITDTTNNTVYMPWKLNAINPTAPATKGDNTVDNVEQVIIDAPVAGRNYKIEVLHKGTLVNNATPSVTTPQNYAIIVTGYTAGSLGTKEGTKALSELAIAPSVTKDVTNILNAPKKSTFTVYDLSGKKVQSGNINSDKEAISLATYPKGIYIIEVKTDKDVATKKVIKE; this comes from the coding sequence ATGAAGAAACATTTACTTTTGGCCAGCACTTTAGCTATTTCAATATTAAGTGCGCAAAACAATGAAGGATTAAAAAGAGAATTTGAAAGACAAAACAAAGAGAATAGCGCTAAGTTTGACTCTTATGTAGCAAAAAAGTACGGAAGTACTGCAAAGTCAGCTGATATTCAGAAAAAAATTGAAGAAGAAAAAGCTAATCTAGCAGGATTTTTCCGTAATAAACCTTATTTCTACCAAGCAGATGATCAAAATCAAATTTTGAACAATAATGTAGATGCTTTAACTACAGCAGGTGGTGTTGCTGGATTGGCAGGATCTTTCAATGGAGAAGGAATACTTTATACCATATTTGACGGAGGAAGAATTTATGCCGCACACCCTGCATTTAGCAATACAGCTGGAAGAATTTCTAATAAAGAAGCCGCTACAAATGCATACAGTGCACATTCTACTGGTGTCGCCAGTATTGTGGGAGCAAAATCATCTCCTCTAACTGCAACAGCAACTGATGGGACAACAAGAACTGGAAATGCAATGGGGATAGCATTAAATTCAACAATGGATTCTTATAGATTTGCTACAACAACCCTACCTGGCAATACAGCTACTAGTACTGTATTTCAAAAAATCATCTTAGCTCAGCCAAAAATCTCTAACCACTCTTATGGAAGTAATGCAGGCTGGAATATTGCGACCGTTTCCGGTCAAACCGCTCTGGTTTGGAATGGAGACTACTATCCTGCTACCGCTACTGAGCCTTATGCTACTTTTGATCTACAAGGCACCTATTTTACTAATGATCAAAACTATGATAACATTGTATACAGCAGCCCTACCAATGTTATTGTAAAATCAGCAGGTAATTATTTTGGTATGGGACCTGCCTTACCGGGTGGATCAACAGCTCCTAAATATTACACAGACGATAATGGAGATCTTGCTCTATTTACAGCAACAGATACCCTTCCTGCAACAAACTGTGGTAACGGTGGAGACTGTATAGGACCTGGTTCTCTAGCTAAAAACATTATTGTTGTAGCTGCTACAGAAGTGATCACTACTAATAACTATCGATATACTGCATCAACAGATGTTGTAAAAGCTGATTATAGTAGTGCTGGACCAAGAGATGACGGAGGTATTAAACCAGATATTGCGGCTCCGGGGTCAGATATCTGGATGGCATCAACTGCAGAAAATACTACAGGAAGCACTGCTTGGCAAATCAACAGTGGAACTTCAATGGCTGCACCACAGGTAACAGGTATTATCGGACTTTGGATGCAAATATATAAATCAATGTTTAACAATGCTGACATGAACGCTGCCGCAGCTAAAACGCTAATGATACATTCAGCATCTGAAGCAGGAACCGTAGGTCCTGATGCATGGTATGGTTGGGGGTACATTAACGCTAAAAAAGGAGCTGAACTTTTAGTTGGGAAATCTAACAATACTGTTATTTTCAATCAAGAAAGCCTAAACAACGGAAGTACAAACTCCCAAATCGTAAAAGCATCAGGAAGCGAACCTCTTAAGGTAACTATTTCCTGGATTGACCCAGAATTTAAGCTTCCTGGAAATATAAGTTGGGAAGCTGCGTACAATAACCGAAACTCTAGGCTTGTCAATGACTTGGATTTAAGAATCACTGATACAACCAACAATACAGTATACATGCCTTGGAAACTTAATGCCATCAATCCAACAGCTCCCGCGACTAAAGGCGATAACACAGTAGATAACGTAGAGCAAGTCATTATTGATGCTCCTGTAGCAGGAAGAAATTACAAGATTGAAGTCCTTCACAAAGGTACATTGGTTAACAACGCTACTCCAAGTGTGACGACGCCTCAAAACTATGCAATCATTGTAACGGGATATACTGCAGGCTCATTAGGAACTAAAGAAGGTACTAAAGCATTAAGCGAACTTGCTATTGCTCCTTCTGTTACTAAAGATGTAACTAATATTTTAAATGCTCCTAAAAAATCAACATTCACTGTTTATGACCTTTCCGGTAAAAAAGTACAAAGCGGAAATATCAACAGTGATAAAGAAGCTATTAGCTTAGCGACTTATCCAAAAGGAATTTACATCATTGAAGTAAAAACTGATAAAGATGTAGCAACTAAGAAAGTGATTAAAGAGTAA
- the dnaE gene encoding DNA polymerase III subunit alpha produces the protein MYLIFDTETTGLPKNFNAPLSDSDNWPRMVQIAWQVHDDDGNLIENQDYIIKPEGYDIPFNAARIHGITTKIANEEGRDLQEVLEEFSKVLEKIRVVSGHNVEFDYNIVGAEFYRKNIHDNLQEKPRADTMILGTDFCQLGGGRGGRYKSPKLEELYEKLYGSKFDEAHNAAADVNATASAFFEMIRIGVVPAETLKISEDQLAYFKSLYPDPIKPFNIVIRRQVADFHNKKKQQDFGSIDEIDLGKYFNFDNHSVFSTLTATSSINDLIKKASDENFPAVGMVDLGNMMGAFKFVSAVEGANGDRAKKHKEYLAKKQDAEENGTEFNEAEPVSEPLIPVVGCEFYISERYEQKQFTKDDPDRRTQVVLLAKDFNGYKNLAKLSSIGFLKGFYFGVPRISRELIAEYKEGIIALTSGIMGDIPDAILNTGEQKGEELFKWWSDTFGDDFYVQLQNHNLPEEEHLNEVLLYLADKYSVKILAQNETFYTNRDDANIQDIVSCIKDGEKLTTPIGKGFGKRRGLATGEYYMKSSDEIKEAFLAYPDAFEAYEEFFAKFKPYTLKRDVLLPKFDIPEEFIHEEDEVDGGKRGEMAYLTHLTYEGARRRYFETGITDEIKERLDFELEVIANTGYPGYFLIVQDFCNEARNMGVWVGPGRGSAAGSAVAYCIGITNVDPIKYDLLFERFLNPERVSMPDIDIDFDDEGRDRVIKWVIEKYGQSQVAQIITYSVLGGKSAIKDAGRVLDVPIPDTNNIAKLIPSTPGMNIAKALAKYDKLKPEEQMLVDEMRYVLESPDDSRHGVLASAKKMEGCIRNTGIHACGVIITPEDVSNLVPVTIAAKDADILVSQFDNSVAESAGLLKMDFLGLRTLTIIKDALKLVKARYGVDIDPDLIPLDDTKTYQLFKEGRTVGIFQYESPGMQKYMRELKPTVFADLIAMNALYRPGPIKYIPNFINRKHGVEEIVYDLPETEEYLKETYGITVYQEQVMLLSQKLANFTKGEADTLRKAMGKKQIDVLNKMYPKFIEGGRKNNLNEERLEKIWNDWKAFAEYAFNKSHSTCYAFIAYQTAYLKANYPAEYMASVMSNNINNTDSITMFMEDCKSMGVDVLGPDVNESQYKFSVNEKGQIRFGLGAIKGIGEGPSEAITRERENGRFKNIYDFFERILPSQMNKRVAESLVVAGAFDELDAFHRGQYFDIDMAGRTNLERLIRYGQSFQESKNEMEFSLFADFADEVQIEQPKLLPCPEWPNMHKLNKEKETIGFYLSAHPLDEFKYQFQFMQGRLSKKSVLEKDEEGKTGTDEAPVLEQDSPDETTDLIEIVSDELAVGEEEIVEETTKKAEPKGNFLFLNLDEVDAYKEQAFANKQEELFEEKKKDWKTLQKERENGGGGKEYTVAGLITEYRVQDGFRSGEKVAFVTLEDYSGSYSFRLGDRDYMRLKEKLEVQRFVIFKIKFAKVKDGRVFVNVNDVIELQEAFERFAKSISLVMDVMDVRLEDLDFFRTVLERNKGNQKLKFFIKNIEDDSQIEVQSMKHSVDLNGDLIKEIQLLNKYEFYLN, from the coding sequence ATGTATTTAATTTTTGACACAGAAACAACAGGTTTACCAAAAAATTTCAATGCTCCGCTTTCAGATTCTGATAACTGGCCAAGAATGGTTCAAATTGCATGGCAGGTGCATGATGATGATGGTAATTTAATTGAAAATCAGGATTATATAATAAAACCTGAAGGGTATGATATTCCCTTTAATGCTGCTAGGATTCACGGGATTACAACGAAAATTGCTAATGAAGAAGGACGCGATCTGCAGGAGGTCTTAGAAGAGTTTTCTAAAGTTCTTGAAAAGATAAGAGTAGTTTCCGGTCACAACGTTGAATTTGATTACAATATTGTAGGAGCAGAGTTTTATAGAAAAAATATACATGACAACCTGCAAGAGAAACCCAGAGCTGATACGATGATTCTGGGAACTGACTTCTGTCAGTTAGGTGGGGGTCGCGGAGGAAGATATAAATCTCCAAAACTTGAAGAGCTTTATGAAAAACTGTATGGGAGCAAATTTGATGAAGCCCATAACGCAGCGGCAGACGTAAACGCTACTGCCAGTGCTTTCTTTGAGATGATAAGAATTGGAGTAGTTCCTGCTGAAACATTAAAGATTTCAGAAGATCAGTTAGCTTATTTCAAGAGTCTTTATCCGGATCCGATTAAGCCTTTCAATATTGTTATAAGAAGACAGGTTGCAGACTTTCATAATAAGAAAAAGCAGCAGGATTTCGGAAGTATTGATGAAATAGACTTAGGAAAATACTTCAATTTTGATAATCACAGTGTCTTTTCGACCTTAACAGCAACTTCAAGTATTAATGATCTGATTAAAAAAGCTTCTGATGAAAATTTCCCTGCTGTCGGAATGGTAGATCTGGGAAATATGATGGGAGCTTTTAAGTTTGTTTCCGCAGTGGAAGGCGCAAATGGAGATAGGGCTAAAAAACATAAAGAATATCTGGCTAAAAAACAGGATGCTGAAGAAAATGGAACTGAATTTAATGAAGCAGAACCAGTTTCTGAACCATTAATCCCTGTTGTTGGATGTGAATTTTATATTTCAGAACGTTACGAGCAAAAGCAGTTTACCAAAGATGATCCGGATAGGAGAACCCAAGTGGTGCTGTTGGCAAAAGATTTTAACGGATATAAAAACCTAGCAAAACTTTCTAGTATCGGTTTCTTAAAGGGATTCTATTTTGGGGTTCCAAGGATTAGCCGTGAATTGATTGCTGAGTATAAAGAAGGAATTATTGCTTTGACCTCCGGAATTATGGGGGACATCCCTGATGCTATCTTAAATACCGGTGAGCAAAAAGGGGAAGAGCTTTTCAAATGGTGGAGTGACACTTTTGGAGATGATTTTTATGTTCAGCTTCAAAACCATAATCTGCCTGAAGAAGAACACTTAAATGAGGTTCTGCTATATCTGGCAGATAAATATAGCGTCAAAATTCTGGCCCAGAACGAAACTTTTTATACCAATAGGGATGATGCTAATATTCAGGATATTGTAAGCTGTATTAAAGACGGTGAAAAGCTTACAACTCCTATTGGAAAAGGATTTGGAAAAAGAAGAGGACTTGCTACCGGAGAGTATTATATGAAAAGCTCTGACGAAATAAAAGAAGCTTTCCTTGCTTATCCGGATGCATTTGAAGCATATGAAGAATTTTTCGCAAAGTTTAAGCCTTATACCTTAAAAAGAGATGTTCTCCTGCCGAAATTTGATATTCCTGAAGAGTTTATCCATGAAGAAGATGAGGTAGATGGTGGGAAAAGAGGAGAGATGGCTTATCTTACCCATTTAACCTATGAAGGAGCGAGAAGAAGATATTTTGAAACTGGGATTACAGACGAGATTAAAGAGCGTTTGGACTTTGAGCTGGAAGTAATTGCCAATACGGGATATCCGGGATACTTCCTTATTGTTCAGGATTTCTGCAATGAAGCCCGTAATATGGGAGTTTGGGTAGGCCCGGGAAGGGGATCTGCTGCAGGATCTGCTGTGGCTTATTGTATCGGAATTACCAATGTTGACCCTATTAAGTATGATCTCCTTTTTGAGAGATTCCTGAATCCGGAAAGGGTTTCGATGCCCGATATTGATATTGACTTTGATGATGAAGGTAGAGATCGTGTCATCAAATGGGTAATTGAGAAATATGGACAAAGCCAGGTAGCGCAGATCATTACTTATTCTGTATTGGGAGGGAAATCTGCAATTAAAGATGCCGGAAGAGTATTGGATGTTCCAATCCCTGATACCAATAACATTGCTAAACTGATCCCTTCTACACCGGGGATGAATATTGCGAAAGCATTAGCAAAATACGATAAACTGAAACCAGAAGAGCAGATGCTTGTTGATGAGATGAGGTATGTTCTGGAGAGCCCTGATGATTCACGTCATGGAGTACTGGCAAGTGCTAAAAAGATGGAAGGGTGTATCAGAAATACCGGAATTCATGCCTGTGGGGTAATCATTACTCCGGAAGATGTGAGTAATCTGGTTCCGGTAACTATTGCTGCTAAAGATGCTGATATTTTGGTGTCTCAGTTTGATAACTCGGTGGCGGAAAGTGCTGGTCTTTTGAAAATGGATTTCCTGGGTCTTAGAACACTTACTATCATTAAAGATGCTTTGAAATTAGTGAAAGCAAGGTATGGAGTAGATATTGATCCGGATCTTATTCCATTGGATGATACTAAAACATATCAGTTATTTAAAGAAGGAAGAACGGTCGGGATTTTCCAGTATGAAAGTCCGGGGATGCAAAAATACATGAGGGAGCTTAAGCCTACTGTTTTTGCAGATCTTATTGCCATGAATGCATTGTATCGTCCGGGACCTATTAAATATATTCCAAACTTTATTAACAGAAAACATGGTGTTGAAGAGATTGTTTATGACTTACCGGAAACAGAAGAATATTTAAAGGAAACTTACGGAATTACTGTTTACCAGGAACAGGTAATGCTTTTGTCTCAGAAATTGGCCAACTTTACAAAAGGTGAAGCCGATACGTTGAGAAAAGCAATGGGTAAGAAGCAGATTGATGTTCTTAACAAAATGTATCCTAAATTTATTGAAGGAGGAAGGAAAAATAATCTTAATGAAGAAAGGCTGGAGAAAATCTGGAATGACTGGAAAGCCTTTGCAGAATATGCTTTCAACAAATCTCACTCAACGTGTTATGCTTTTATCGCTTATCAAACAGCTTATTTGAAAGCAAATTATCCTGCAGAATATATGGCGAGTGTAATGAGTAATAACATTAACAATACTGACTCGATTACCATGTTTATGGAGGATTGTAAAAGTATGGGAGTAGATGTTTTAGGACCTGATGTAAATGAATCTCAATATAAATTCTCTGTAAACGAAAAAGGCCAGATCCGTTTTGGTTTGGGAGCTATCAAGGGAATAGGAGAAGGGCCGAGTGAGGCGATTACAAGAGAAAGAGAGAATGGAAGGTTTAAAAATATTTATGATTTTTTTGAAAGAATATTACCTTCTCAAATGAATAAAAGAGTAGCGGAAAGTTTGGTGGTTGCCGGAGCTTTTGATGAATTAGATGCTTTTCACAGAGGTCAATACTTTGACATTGATATGGCGGGAAGAACTAATCTTGAAAGATTAATCAGGTATGGACAGAGCTTTCAGGAGAGTAAAAATGAAATGGAGTTTTCTCTGTTTGCAGATTTTGCAGATGAAGTTCAGATTGAGCAGCCTAAGTTACTGCCTTGTCCTGAATGGCCGAATATGCATAAACTGAATAAGGAAAAGGAAACTATCGGATTTTATCTTTCTGCCCATCCGCTGGATGAATTTAAATATCAATTCCAGTTTATGCAGGGAAGACTTTCCAAGAAATCAGTTCTTGAAAAAGATGAAGAGGGAAAAACAGGAACTGATGAGGCTCCTGTTTTAGAGCAGGATTCACCGGATGAAACTACTGATCTCATTGAAATTGTTTCTGATGAATTAGCTGTGGGAGAGGAAGAGATAGTGGAAGAAACGACCAAAAAGGCAGAACCAAAAGGAAATTTCTTATTCTTAAATCTTGATGAGGTAGATGCTTACAAAGAGCAGGCTTTTGCCAATAAGCAGGAAGAATTGTTTGAAGAAAAGAAAAAAGACTGGAAAACACTGCAGAAGGAAAGGGAAAATGGCGGTGGTGGAAAAGAGTATACGGTAGCAGGTCTTATCACAGAGTATAGAGTTCAGGATGGTTTCAGAAGTGGTGAAAAAGTAGCTTTTGTGACATTGGAAGATTATTCCGGTTCTTATTCTTTCAGATTGGGAGATAGAGATTATATGAGGCTCAAGGAAAAACTTGAAGTACAAAGGTTTGTTATCTTTAAAATAAAATTTGCCAAAGTAAAAGACGGAAGAGTTTTTGTGAATGTTAATGATGTGATTGAGCTTCAGGAAGCATTCGAAAGATTTGCCAAGAGTATTTCTTTAGTGATGGATGTGATGGATGTAAGATTGGAAGATTTGGATTTCTTTCGAACCGTTTTGGAGAGAAATAAAGGAAATCAGAAATTAAAATTCTTTATTAAGAATATTGAAGATGATTCCCAAATTGAAGTCCAGTCTATGAAACATTCTGTCGATTTGAATGGAGATCTCATCAAGGAAATACAATTGCTTAATAAATATGAGTTTTATTTGAACTAA